The Vidua chalybeata isolate OUT-0048 chromosome 21, bVidCha1 merged haplotype, whole genome shotgun sequence genome contains a region encoding:
- the FAM78A gene encoding protein FAM78A, whose translation MGCIQSISCKSKVFRESISVIEVKASIDPIPTSIDESSSVVLRYRTPHFRASAQVLVPPLPKKETWIVGWIQACSHMEFYNHYGDQGMSSWELPDLLDGKIQAISDSDGVNYPWYGNTTETCTIVGPTKKESKFNISMNDNFYPSVTWAVPVSDSNVAKLTSIHRDQSFTTWLVATNTATNEMVTLQTIKWRMRLGIEVNPSRPLGQRAKLQEPSAQEQPQVLSKNEPIPPSALVKPNANDAQVLMWRPKDGPPLVVIPPKHR comes from the exons ATGGGCTGTATTCAGAGTATTAGCTGCAAATCCAAAGTTTTCCGGGAAAGCATTTCAGTGATTGAAGTCAAAGCCTCCattgatcccattcccaccagCATTGACGAGTCCTCCAGCGTGGTCCTGCGCTACCGGACCCCTCACTTCCGAGCCTCTGCGCAAGTGTTGGTGCCCCCTCTTCCCAAGAAGGAGACCTGGATCGTGGGCTGGATCCAGGCTTGCAGCCACATGGAATTTTACAATCACTACGGGGACCAGGGAAT GTCAAGCTGGGAGCTTCCAGATCTACTGGACGGTAAAATCCAGGCCATCAGTGACTCAGATGGAGTGAACTATCCCTGGTATGGGAACACCACAGAAACCTGCACCATCGTGGGTCCCACCAAGAAGGAGTCCAAGTTCAACATCAGCATGAACGACAACTTCTACCCGAGCGTGACGTGGGCGGTGCCCGTCAGCGACAGCAACGTGGCCAAGCTCACCAGCATCCACCGGGATCAGAGCTTCACCACCTGGCTGGTGGCAACCAACACGGCCACCAACGAGATGGTGACCTTGCAGACTATCAAATGGCGCATGAGGCTGGGCATCGAGGTGAACCCCAGCAGGCCCCTGGGGCAGCGTGCCAAGCTGCAGGAGCCCTCTGCtcaagagcagccccaggtcctCAGCAAGAATGAGCCAATACCACCCAGTGCCCTTGTCAAACCCAATGCCAATGATGCTCAGGTACTCATGTGGAGGCCAAAGGATGGACCACCACTCGTGGTGATACCCCCAAAACATCGATAA